Sequence from the Leptospira johnsonii genome:
AAAGGTAATGAAAGAAAGCGGATGCGACGCCGTAAAATTCGAAGGCGGCGGTCCAGAGATCCTGGAACTTATCTATAAACTGGAAAGAATAGGTATCCCTGTTATGGGACATATAGGCCTTACTCCTCAATCCGTGAACGTTTTCGGCGGACACAAAATCCAAGGAAAAGCGGAAGAAGATAAGGCAAGATTGATAAGCGAAGCAAAGGGTATCTCGGATGCAGGAGCATTCTCCATCGTTTTCGAGCTGATCCCTTCTGCTCTTGCCAAAGAAATTTCCGAATCTGTCCCAATTCCTACGATCGGGATAGGAGCCGGAGCCGCGACCGACGGACAGGTGCTGGTAATTTACGATTTTCTTGGATTGAACAAAGGCTTTAAGCCTAAGTTCTTAAAAACTTTCCTAAACGGATACGATGATGTCTCGAACGCAGTCAAAAATTATATTCAGGAAGTGAGAAATGGAAGTTTTCCGGGGCCGGAACATTCTCATTAAACTCTTTTCTCTGCGGATTTCTTGACGTTCCGTGTGTGAAGTAAAGGCTGGAGAGAGAATCAATCCCGATTGCAAAATCGAACAAAGATAGGACGGAAGATACGTGGACATAGTCGAACTGGAGAAGGGATATCCGGAAACCGAAGCAAAAATAAAGGCTTTGGCCTCCGAATGTGGGAACGCCACCGAGATCATTCGCGGAGCGGTCGTATCCGATACCATTCATTTTATCGGGGATACCCGTAAGATCTCCGACAAGGAAGGTTATGTAAAAGAACTTCCTGGTGTGACTAGAATTTGGAACGTATCATTGCCTTATAAAAATATCGCTCGTACAGCTGCCGGTAAAAACGGAGAAGTAGTCCATCGCGAGAACCGAATTGTAGAAGTTCACGGAAAGGATGGATTAGTTCGTAAGTTCGGAACAGGAAAACATATCTTCCTAGTTGGTCCGGATTCTCCTCAGACTTATGAGCAAACAGTAACTATCGCAAAACAAGCTGTAGAGATCGGTAAAAAATTCGGGATCCTAGATCGTATCATCTTTAGAGGTGGAGCATTCAAACCAAGGACTCGTCCAACTGATTGGAGAGGAATGGGTTGGGACGGTATCAAATTACTCGACAGAGTAAAAGAAGAAACCGGACTTCCTTACGTAACCGAAGTTATGGATCACACGATGGCGGAAGAAGTTTCCAAACATGCAGACATGATCCAGATCGGTACAAGAAACGCTCAAGACTTCGAACTTTTAGAAGCGGTAGGTCGCACAGGTAAACCGGTGATCTTAAAAAGAGGTTTCGGTAACGAAGCCATTGAATGGTTCTCAGCTGCAGAATATATTGCTAATCAAGGAAATTTGAATATAGTTCTTTGTGAAAGAGGAGTAAAAACTCTTTTCATTAAGGAAGGATATTGCCGTAACACTCCGGATCTGAACGTGATCACTCATGCTAAGAACCAGACAATTCTCCCTGTGATCTTCGATCCAAGTCACGTTGCTGGAGACGATAAGATCGTGGTTTCCAATTTACTTGCTTCTCTTCCGTTTAATCCGGATGGATCCATTACGGAAACTTTACATGTAGAAGAGTTCCGCAAAGAGCAGATGTGTGATGCGGCTCAAGCGCTTCTCATGTCTCTATACGAAAAAACGGTAGAAGCTATTTTAACCTA
This genomic interval carries:
- the panB gene encoding 3-methyl-2-oxobutanoate hydroxymethyltransferase; translation: MRDVSKVFPRGPKPVEKKITVLTCYDFMFARILEESGVDCILVGDTLGVVYQGQPTTLPVTLDEMIYHAKAVRRGAPNTFVVVDLPFLSYQVSLEEGIRSAGKVMKESGCDAVKFEGGGPEILELIYKLERIGIPVMGHIGLTPQSVNVFGGHKIQGKAEEDKARLISEAKGISDAGAFSIVFELIPSALAKEISESVPIPTIGIGAGAATDGQVLVIYDFLGLNKGFKPKFLKTFLNGYDDVSNAVKNYIQEVRNGSFPGPEHSH
- a CDS encoding N-acetylneuraminate synthase family protein — translated: MDIVELEKGYPETEAKIKALASECGNATEIIRGAVVSDTIHFIGDTRKISDKEGYVKELPGVTRIWNVSLPYKNIARTAAGKNGEVVHRENRIVEVHGKDGLVRKFGTGKHIFLVGPDSPQTYEQTVTIAKQAVEIGKKFGILDRIIFRGGAFKPRTRPTDWRGMGWDGIKLLDRVKEETGLPYVTEVMDHTMAEEVSKHADMIQIGTRNAQDFELLEAVGRTGKPVILKRGFGNEAIEWFSAAEYIANQGNLNIVLCERGVKTLFIKEGYCRNTPDLNVITHAKNQTILPVIFDPSHVAGDDKIVVSNLLASLPFNPDGSITETLHVEEFRKEQMCDAAQALLMSLYEKTVEAILTYEEKIKPLTDKVDSYFLERKGKK